Proteins encoded within one genomic window of Candidatus Lokiarchaeota archaeon:
- a CDS encoding cupin domain-containing protein — MVFKLKTHVLSLLALFFYGQDVLPRVRCYPLEIYRANEAEPKKRVGYTATYVADIKLKQEIDTTAFIAVHLDAGARTEPHAHQSLQEAFVFLDVTEIGVDGKIYSVGPGDVVLVDPGEKHWFSAPADRNISFLAIKLPNIPDDKVKASAA; from the coding sequence TTGGTATTCAAGCTTAAAACTCATGTTCTCTCTTTGCTAGCGTTATTCTTTTACGGGCAAGATGTCCTACCCAGAGTGAGATGTTATCCATTGGAGATCTACAGGGCCAATGAAGCTGAACCTAAGAAACGAGTCGGTTATACAGCCACCTATGTCGCGGATATAAAGCTAAAACAAGAGATAGATACTACTGCATTCATCGCAGTTCATCTTGACGCTGGTGCTCGTACTGAACCCCACGCACATCAATCTCTTCAGGAGGCCTTCGTATTCCTTGACGTAACGGAAATTGGTGTTGACGGGAAGATATATTCAGTTGGGCCTGGAGATGTTGTACTTGTGGATCCTGGCGAAAAGCATTGGTTCTCAGCTCCAGCTGACAGGAATATCAGTTTCTTGGCAATCAAACTACCAAACATACCTGATGACAAGGTGAAAGCATCAGCTGCATAG